The window GCCGCCGGCGAGTCGGATCGCGTTCGCGCTCGCGACGAACGAGAACGGGGAGGTAACGACAGCGTCGCCGCCCTCGACGCCGAGCGCCTCGAGCGCGGCGTGCAGCGCCGTCGTCCCGTTCGACGTCGCGACGGCGTCCTCGGTCCCGCAGTAGGCGGCGAACTCCTCCTCGAAGGCCCTGACTTCCGGGCCGTCCGCGAGTGTGCCGTCCTCGAGGAGCGAGGCGACGCGTTCGACGGCGGCCGGGCTGACGTCGGGATCCGCGATCGAAACGCCGTCCGAGTCGGCGTCTGCATCCATCCCCTCGACGTCTACGGTCACCTCGACCTGCGGTTCCGACCTCCCTCCGGGATTCGCGTCCGATTCGGCCTCCTGCTGCGTATCGGTATCGGTATCGGTATCGTAATTCGTGTCGGTCATGCGATCTGATTCGTCCCGCTCAGCGGTTCGGGCAGCGGTCGGGTGGTCGCCGGCGAGCCGACCGCGAGGCTATCCGGGGGCACGTCCTCCGTCACGACGGAGCCGGCAGCTACGAACGAGTTCTCGCCGATCGTCACGCCCGGCAGCAGCGTCGCGTTCGCCCCGACCGACACCCCCGTCTCGAGGGTCGGCCCCTCGAGGTCGGTGTCGACCCGGATCGGATACTGGTCGTTCGTCAGGACCGCCCCTGGACCGACGAAGACGTTGTCCCGGATGGTCGTCTGGGTCGGGACGTAGACGTTCGTCTGGAGGCTAACGTGGGAGCCGATCGTCGTCCGGCCGTCGATGACCGTCTTGGTGCCGACGAGGACGTCGTCGCCGATGGTGGTCGCCTCCCGGACGAGGACGTCGTGGCCGGTCGTGAATTCGTCACCGATCGTCACGTTGCCGTAGACGATCGACCCGGACCGGATCGTGGCTCCGTCGCCGATCCGCGTCGGCTCGTCGAACTCGCCGTGGCCTACCGTCGCGTCGTCCGCGATCGTACAGTCGTCGCCGCGCACGACGGGTCGCTGGCTGCTCATCCGCTCACCTCCGTTCGTCCGCTACTGATCGGTCGACTCGCGGGCCGGGTCGGGCGCGGGCGCGGCGGTCCCGTCGTCCGTCCCTGAACTCGTAATCGTCGTCGTAGTTGGCGCTGTGTCATTGGTTACTCGATACCCGGGTGGGAATCGTCCTGATACAGCGGGTAACGAGGTTTTGTTATCCCCGACCTGACGGGTCCGTAGCCACGAACTACAGGGCTCGTAACCCGCGTCTGCTCGACCCCGCGAGCGAGCGTCGCTCGCCCCCGACACCGGCGGTTCGAAAGGTTCCGATCGCTGAATCGTCGGATTAGGCGTCTGTCACGAGCTCTAACGGGTACAATTCGATTTCGATCGGGTAGCCGAGCGATAGTAAAGGGAACCCGTATGGCACTCGGTGGTGTGAGGTATCCGAACACCCCCGATCGACAGTCGATTCGGGACCGCGAGGGCACCCATGTCTGAACGCGAACTCACACAGGCGGAACTGTTCGACGTGTTCAGTAACGCTCGCAGGCGTCGAACGGTCCAGTACCTGAAACGACGCGGCGGCAGTTGCGATCTCGCGCCGCTGGTCGAACAGGTCGCTGCCTGGGAGAACGACACCGAACCGGACGACGTAACGCGGACACAGCGGCGTCGCGTGTACATCTCCCTGTACCAGACGCACCTGCCGATGCTCGAGGATCACGGGATCGTCGACTGGGATCCCGACGGCCACAGGATCGAACTCCTCCCCGACGAGGAGGTGTTCGAGCCGTACCTCGACCGACACGTCGGCGCCGAACGTCCGTGGCACCGCTACTACGCGGTCGTGACCGCCGTTGGCGCGGCGGCGTTCGTCGGAGCCTGGCTCTCCCTGGGCCCGGCGACCGCGGCCGCCGCGCCGCTCGTCGTCCTGGTCCTGTGTGTCGCCGTCCTCGCGATCTCGATCGCACAGCACGTCTCGCGACGGCCCGAGGTGCAGTTACCGTTCGGACCCGCGAGTCGATAACGAGACAGTCGTTCAGACACCTGCGGGTCGGTGGTCGCCCTCCACACTTCTCACCGGTTCGACCCCACGGTTTCGACCCCACAGTCGACAGTGCGTTCCGATGTCGACTCCCGCCTGCGTTCAGACGACCACCGACCACTCGAGTTACACGTAAGTCACGCTCGCGGGTCGCTCGAGCGGGGTAGCCCGATATATCGCCGAGCCAGGGGACGCGAACGACGTGTCCACCGACGGAAAAGCAATACCACCGAAGCCGTATCGGAACCGAAGGCCGCTACGTGTCGCCAGTTCCGTCCGCGGCGTCCTCAGTTACCGTCACCCAGAAGTAGGTGTCCTCGACGGCGTTGTCGTTCGTCGGCTCCACCGGGGGTTCGCCCTCGTAGAGGAGGACGCTGATCCGGACCGTTTCACCCGGTGCCGCCGTCGGCGTCGCCTCGTACTCCCTCGTCGCGGTGTCTCCCGGGGAGACGCTGCTCTCGAGTTGTCCGAGCTCCGTCCGCTCGACGACCTCGCCGTTCTCGAGGGTCTGTTGCTGGACGACGGCCGTGTACTCCGTTTGCTCGTCCTCGTGGTTCTCGATCGCGACCGTGATCGGCACCGACTCACCGGGCGCGACCTCGTCCGGGAGGTCCCCGGCCACGAGGTCGCCGTCCTCGTTCTCGGAGTAGAGCGCCAGTTCGGCGAAACCGCCGGTCGCTGCCGGTGCGAGAAAGCCAACGAGGAGCGCACCGACGGCAACCCCGATCGCGATCACGAGCAGCACCGAGCTAACCTGCAGACCGGAGCCGACCCGGCGGACTCGAGCGATCCGCGACGCGAGCGAGAAGGTAAACCGATCGGCTTCGGGAGTTCGAAGCCGTCGCACTGCCCCGAGTTGGGCGAACGCTACGGTAACGACCCCGAGCGCCGCTGCAGCGGGTTCGGGCGTGACCCCCCACTCAGTGACCCCCAGGAGCAACACGATCGGGGGAACGACCGCGATCGATAGCGCAAACGAGAGCCCGAGTCGCTCGACCACGTCGATCCCTCGAGGGCGAGTCTCCGCCTCGGTCGCGGCCGCCTCGCGGGCGTTGCGCGCTTCGGCCGGGAACAGCACCGAAACGAGCCCGTACCCCGGAAAGAACAGCGCGAGACCGAACGTGACGAACAGCCGGATCTCGGTACCGGGGGGAACCGACGTCACGACGAGGTACGCCACGACGGCCGCAATTGAGACGACCGCGAGGTCGGTCGGGTACTTCCGGATGGACCCGAGCCGTGTCCGCGTCGCCGTTCGAAAGCTCATCGACGATCCCCCCGTTCTCCTCGACTCGCACGTGACTCGTCTTCGGACGGTCGTGTCATTTCGAATGTGGGGAAAGAGGTTCAACCGTTTTGTTATGACCGTACTATTGTTCGGTTCTCGGCCGGCCCAGCCGGTCGACGGCCTCGAAACGCACGCGACTGGAGAACGTCGAACGAAATCGACCGATTCGAACCGAA of the Halobiforma lacisalsi AJ5 genome contains:
- a CDS encoding DUF7344 domain-containing protein, yielding MSERELTQAELFDVFSNARRRRTVQYLKRRGGSCDLAPLVEQVAAWENDTEPDDVTRTQRRRVYISLYQTHLPMLEDHGIVDWDPDGHRIELLPDEEVFEPYLDRHVGAERPWHRYYAVVTAVGAAAFVGAWLSLGPATAAAAPLVVLVLCVAVLAISIAQHVSRRPEVQLPFGPASR
- a CDS encoding DUF1616 domain-containing protein, translating into MSFRTATRTRLGSIRKYPTDLAVVSIAAVVAYLVVTSVPPGTEIRLFVTFGLALFFPGYGLVSVLFPAEARNAREAAATEAETRPRGIDVVERLGLSFALSIAVVPPIVLLLGVTEWGVTPEPAAAALGVVTVAFAQLGAVRRLRTPEADRFTFSLASRIARVRRVGSGLQVSSVLLVIAIGVAVGALLVGFLAPAATGGFAELALYSENEDGDLVAGDLPDEVAPGESVPITVAIENHEDEQTEYTAVVQQQTLENGEVVERTELGQLESSVSPGDTATREYEATPTAAPGETVRISVLLYEGEPPVEPTNDNAVEDTYFWVTVTEDAADGTGDT
- a CDS encoding acyltransferase, encoding MSSQRPVVRGDDCTIADDATVGHGEFDEPTRIGDGATIRSGSIVYGNVTIGDEFTTGHDVLVREATTIGDDVLVGTKTVIDGRTTIGSHVSLQTNVYVPTQTTIRDNVFVGPGAVLTNDQYPIRVDTDLEGPTLETGVSVGANATLLPGVTIGENSFVAAGSVVTEDVPPDSLAVGSPATTRPLPEPLSGTNQIA